Genomic window (Streptomyces sp. TG1A-60):
GCGCTGGACGCCCAGCACCGCGACACCGTGCTCACCTCCCTCGTCGACTCCGTCGAGGACACGGTGACCCGGCTGACCCTGCGCGGCCTGGTCGAACTGGACGACTACGAGCGCAAGGCGCTGGTGAAGGACCTGACGGTGGCGTTCTACGCGGGGCGGCGCGAAGTGTCGCCGTGAACCCCGTCCGAAAGTCTCCCGGCGCCTGCCGTGACGCACACGGATTCACCCGGCTACGGAAAATGATCTGAGCGTCCCTTGAGCCGCGCGGGGGCTCCGCGCGGGTAGGTTCCCGGTGCCGGCCTACCTGCGGGGCTGAGGTCCGCGCGGCGGCAGGGGGGTGTGGGTGGCGGAGCCCCCACAACGCGCGGCGGAGCCGTGCGACAACGACGAGGGCGAGGCACGTTCGCGTTGTTCGCGAACGTGCCTCGCCCTCGTTCCTGTGCGCCGCCAGGGACTCGAACCCCGGACCCGCTGATTAAGAGTCAGCTGCTCTAACCAACTGAGCTAGCGGCGCGGACTCTGTCGCCCCTCCGCCTTCGGCGGCCGGCGACAGGGAAAATAGTACCCGGTCCCCAGGGGTGCCCTCGACCAGTTGAACGTGAGCTGGATCTTTGAAAGCCCCTGGATGTCGAGTGCCGCGGCAGGCGACGTTCGTCCCGTCGCGCAGACGTCGCCCGCCGCGGCACCAGGGCGTGTTCGAAAGTCCCGTCTGGCTCGCGACGCCTGGCACGGCACCTCCCCGCGTTGTCGGGATCGCCCGAGTACGCCCGGTGCGCGGGCGACCCTCCGCCTTGCGATGCACCGCACCAGACGCCGCGAGCCCCGCCCTCCGGGCGGACGACGCCACTTTCGAAACACGCCCTAGAAGCGCCCTGAAGATCTTGAAATTGCGCCCGGCTTGCACGCATTCACGCCGATTGACATTTACCGGCGATCCGGGGCGATCCGGGGCGAGCCGGGCGGCCGGAGTAAGATCTTCATCGGCCTTCTAGATCGCCAACGAGAGCAGGACCGGGGTCGCTCCCCGGTTCAGCGTGTTCGCCGCCGCGCGGAGCCGGTGGGCGTGGGCCAGCGGGAGCGACAGGGCCAGGCAGCCGACGGCCGAGCCCGCCGTGATGGGGACGGCCGCGCAGACCGTGCCCGGCGCGTACTCCTGGAGGTCGAGGACCGGGACCGTGGGTGTCTGGGCGTCGAGCTTGCTCAGCAGCACCTTCTCACTGGTGATCGTGCGGGCGGTGAGCCGGGCCGGGCGGTGGCGCGAGAGGTGGTCGCGGCGGCCGTTGAGGTCGAGCTGGGCCAGCAGGCCCTTGCCGAAGGCGGTGGCGTGGGCGGAGGAGCGGAAGTCGACCCACTCGTGGACGGCCGGGGACGCCGGGCTGTCGGCCCAGCCGGTGACCTGGATCTCCCCGTCCAGATAACGGGTGACGTAGACGGCGGCGCCCACCGAGTCGCGCAGCCGGTCGAGGGTGTGCTGGAGCTGCTCGCGCAGGGCCTGGTCATGCCCCTGTGCGGAGCTCAGCCGGGCGAGTGCGGCACCGGTGACGTAGGCGCCGTCGGTGGTCTGTTCGACGTACCCCTCTCGGCGCAGCATCCGCAGGAGCGCGGTCAACCGCTCGCTGCCGACGCCGGTACGACGGGCCAGTTCGGCGTCGGTGACGCCACCTGCGTGCCGCGCCACCGTCTCCAGGACGCGCAGTGCGTTCTGGGCCGAGTGGTACGGCGCGGTCGGCTCGTGCTTGAGCGCCACGGTTTCCCCCTGCGCTTCTCGGGCCGTCTGTCGGACAGCTTGCCGTCTCCCACGATACGGCCCAAGAGCGGTACGCGGAGGGGTTGTTCGCGAGAAAATCCGCAAACCCTCGGGCCCCTCAGCTGCCGGACCAGCACTCTGGCATATGTCAGAGGCATGGCCCGGCAAGCGGACCTCGGGCATTCCCTCGCGGGTACGCGTTCACTCGGCGTAGTCAGAGGACCGCGCCGAGGAACTCCCGGGTACGTTCGTGCGAAGGGTCGCCGAAGATCTTCTCCGGGCTGCCTGACTCGATGACCTGGCCAGAATCGAACATCAGAACCTGATCCGAGATGTCCCGGGCGAAATTCATCTCGTGGGTCACGCAGAGCATCGTGATGTCGGTGGTGCGCGCGATGTCCCTGAGCAGGTCGAGTACGCCCGCGACCAGTTCGGGGTCGAGCGCGGACGTCACCTCGTCGAGGAGCAGCACCTGCGGACGCATCGCCAGCGCCCGGGCGATGGCCACCCGCTGCTGCTGCCCGCCGGAGAGCTGGGACGGGTAGGAGTCGCACTTGTCGGCGAGACCCACCATGTCGAGCAGCTCACGGGCGCGCGCCTCTGCCTCGTCCTTGGACAGCCCGAGGACGGTGACGGGCGCCTCGGTGATGTTCCGCAGCACCTTCATGTTCGGGAAGAGGTTGAACTGCTGGAACACCATCCCGATGTTCTTGCGGACCTCCCGGCACTGCTTGTCGCTCGCAGGGAACAGCCGCTGCCCGTCGACGGTGATCGTGCCCTCGTCGGGCTTGACCAGTGTCATCAGCATCCGCAGGATCGTCGTCTTGCCGGAGCCGGACGGGCCGATCAGCGTGACGTGCTTGCCGGCGTCGACGGAGAAGTCCAGACCGTCTAGGACGGTGTTGCCGCCGAATCGTTTGGTCACGTTCTCGAACCGGATCAGCTCGGAGCGGGCCGAGGCCGGGGTGCCCGCGTCAGCCGGGTCACCGCCCGTGTTGGAGTCCGGTTCCTTCATCAGCGGGGTGTCAGCGGACAAGACGACGCTCCAGGGCTCGCAGGAGAAGAGAGGCGGGATAGGCGATGAGGATGAAGGCGATGCCGACGGCCACGATGGGCTCGTTCATCTGGAAGGTCTGGGAACCGAACTGGCGTGCCTCGCCGAGCATCTCCAGCACACCGATGACCATCAGCATCGGCGAGTCCTTCAGCATCGCGATGACGTAGTTGCCGAGGGCGGGCACGACCCGGCGCAGCGCCTGCGGCAGGATCACCGAGGTCCAGGTGCGCGAGCGCGGCAGGCTGAGCGCCGTCGCCGCCTCCCACTGCCCGGTGGGTACACCGTCGATGCCGGCGCGGTACACTTCGGCGGTGTACGTCGAGTAGTGCAGCCCGAGGCCGAGGATGCCGGTGGCCAGCGGGGAGAGGGTCAGACCCCATTCGGGCAGCACGTAGAAGAGGAAGAACAGCTGCACGAGCAGCGGGGTGTTGCGGATGAACTCCGTGACCGCCTTGACCGGCCAGCTCACCACCTTCAGCGGTGATCGCTGGGCGAGGGCCCAGACGAGGCCGAGGGAGAAGGCGAGCAGCGAGCCCCACAGCAGGGCCTGCAGGGTGACCAGTACGCCGTCCCAGAAGGCGGGCATGAAGTCGCCCAGGGTGGACCAGTTCCACGTCATGAGGCACCTCCGGGAGCGGATGTCTTGGCGGCTCCTCCGGCTGTGCCACCGGCTCCGGCCAGGTCCTGGGGGCGTCCGGTGACCGCCCTGCGCGGTTTGGGGCCGCCCTTCTCGGGGGCCCGGCCGATGCCGGCCTTGGCCCGCCGTTCGACCTGCCTCATCACCCGGGTGATGAGGAAGGCGAGGACGAAGTACATGACGAGGATCACCGTGTACACCGGGGCGCTCTGCCCGGTGGCGTTGCGCACCAACTGGGCGGCGAAGGTGATGTCGGCGACGCCCAGCACGGACACCAGGGCCGTGCCCTTCAGCAGCTCGATCAGCAGGTTGCAGAAGGGCGGCACCATCTCCGGCCAGGCCTGCGGCAGTACGATCTTCCGCAGCCGCTGGCCGGGCGTGAAGCTCAGCGCCACCCCCGCCTCGCGCTGCGCCGCCGGCACCGCGGCCACCGCGCCGCGCACGATCTCCGAGCCGTAGGCGCCGTAGGTGCAGCCCAGGGTGAGCACGGCGGCCCACATCGGGACGAGCTGCCAGCCGAGGGTCAGCGGCACCACGAAGAACACCCAGATCATCAGGACCAGGGCGGAGGTGCCGCGGAAGATCTCGAAGTACGCGCCCGCCACGAACCGCACGATCCACAGCCGGTGCGAACGGGCGATCCCCACGGCGAAGGCGACGGCCGCGCCGAGGGCGGCGCTGTACACGGTCAGCTGGACGGTGATCCACACGCCGCGCAGGATCAGCTCCCACAGACCCGAGCTGAAGCTGAGGTCGTCGAGGAAGCCGGCGGCGTTCACCTCGTTCATGGCACTCATGAGCGGCACTTCTCCTCCGCCGTGATGTCGGTCATCTGGTCCTTCGAGAACCCGAAGGGCCGCATGACCTCCAGCAGTTCGCCGCTCCGCTTCATCTTGTGCAGCTCGCGGTTGAAGGCGTCCCGCAGATTCCGCTCCGGCAGCCGGAACGCGAAGCCGCCGACGTCGATGACCGGTTCGCCGTCCACGTACGGGGTGACCTCGTCGGTCGCCTCGACCTTCGTGCTCCCGGTCTGCTCGACGACGTTCCGCACGGTGACGGCGGTGCCCACGAACACGTCGACCCGGCCCTGTTCGACGGCGAGGAGACCGGCCAGCTGGTCCGGCAGGGTGTCGATCTTCTTCACCCCGGCCTCTTTGGCGTAGTCGATCTCCGCGTAGCCGATACCGGTCGCCATACGGGCCCCGGTCCGGGCGATGTCGGTGTAGGTGCGCAGGTTCTTCGGATTCCCCTTGCGCACGATGAAGGCGTCCTTCATCTGGTACTCGGGGTCCGCGAAGAGCACCTGCTCACAGCGGTCCGGTTTGATGTACATACCTGCGGCGACCACGTCGAACTGCAGTGAGTTCAGTCCGAAGATCAGCGAACCGAACTCGGTGGGGAACGGTTCGACGTGTTCGACGCCGAGTCGGCGGAAGATGCGGGTCGCGATGGCCGGGGCGGAGCCCGTGATCTCGCCGTCCCTGTCGATATAGCCGTACGGCTGCTCGCCCGCGATGCCCAGCCGTACGGTGCCCTTCGCCCGGAGCTGCTCCAACAACTGGCCACCGTCGCCGGTGTCGGCGGTGGCCACCCGGCTGCACCCGCTGCTCGCACCGACCACCGCGCCCGTGGTGACCAGGGCGGCGGCGCCGGTGAGCAGGGTGCGGCGGGGTATGCCGGGTCTGCCTGTCCGTCGGGAGTCCTCGTCGTGTGCCTGCACTTGAACCATGGGCGCGCGGCTACCCGAGACGCCGATGGCCATGCCAGTTTTTTCCGGTCTTTCTCGCGGGCGCATCGAGGCGCGTCCGATTCAGACGCGTCCGGCGGGGGCAGACGACCCGGGAAGAGTGCTCAGGACCGCTCCCGAGTGCTGAAGCGTGCTGGAGAGTTCCGAGGGGTTCTCGGGAGACGTGAGGAGGCGTCAATGGCGGAACGCCGTGTCGAGGTCACGCTCGACCGCCGAGGGGTCCGCTGCACGGCCCGGTTGCTCGACGACCGCGCGCCGGTCACCTGCGCGGCGGTATGGGACGCCCTGCCCCTGGCCGGTGACGTGTACCACGCCAAGTACGCCCGCAACGAGATCTACGCCCTCTTCCCGCCCTTCGCCGCGCACGAGCCGCCCCTGGAGAACCCCACCGTCACCCCCATCCCCGGCGACCTCTGCTACTTCTCCTTCGCCGGCACCGAGTTGGCCACCGACGCCTACGGCTACGACCGCGACGTCCGCCCCGGCACCACCCTCGTCGACCTGGCTCTCTTCTACGAACGCAACAACCTCCTCCTGAACGGCGACGTGGGCTGGGTGCCGGGGATCGTCTGGGGCCAGGTGATCGAGGGACTGGACGAGATGGCGGAGGCGTGCAACGACCTGTGGCGTACGGGCGCGCTGGGGGAGACGCTGACATTCCGCCGAGCGTGACGTCCCGGGGCGGGTTGTCCGTCTGCGGGTGATCGGGGGCTGGTCGCGCGGTTGCCCGCGCTCCTGAAAAGCAGGGTCCGCGCCCCGTGCTTTCCGGCCCGCCAGGGCCGTCCTTCAGGGGCGCGGGGAACCGCGCGTTTCAGGGGCGCGGGGAACTGCGCGAGCAAGGCGGAGCCACCCCCGCCACCCCCGCCTCGTACAAGGCGTGCCCCACCCGCAGCACCACATCGTCCCGATGCCGGGCCGCGACCACCTGAAGCCCCACCGGCAGCCCGCCCCCGTCCACCCCCACCGGCACACTCGCCGCGGGCTGCTGCGTGAGGTTGAACGGATACGTGAACGGCGTCCACCCCGTCCACCGCCGGTACCCCGCCCCGCGCGGCACCTCCACCCCCGCCTCGAAGGCCGTCACCGGCAACGCGGGCGTGACAAGAACGTCGTACCGCTCATGAAACGCCCCCATCCGCCGTCCGAGGTCCATCCGCACATCCACGGCGGCCAGGTAGTCCAACGCGGAGGCCCTCGCCCCGATCTCCCGGATCTCCCGCAACCCGGGGTCCAGCACCTCCCGCCGCCGCGCCCCGAGCCGCTGTGTCACCCGGGCCGCCCCGCTGAACCACAGCGTGTGGAACGCCTCAACGGGATCGGAGAAGTCGGGGTCGGCCTCGGTCACGTACGCCCCGAGCCCGGCCAGCGCCTCCACGGCCCGCCGCACGGCGAGGGCGACGCCCGGCTGCACGGCGACCTGGCCGCCCAGCGAGGCCGAGTACGCGACCCGCAGCCCCCGCACCCCACCGGCGAGCGTGTCCACGAAGGACCCGGACGCGGGCCCGAGCGCCGACCAGTCGCGCGCGTCGGGCCCGCTGATCACGTCGAGCAGCAGCGCGGCGTCCGCGGCGTCCCGGGCCAGCGGCCCCACATGGGCCAGCGTGCCGAAGGCGCTCGCGGGATACAGCGGCACCCGCCCGTACGTGGGCTTCAGCCCGAACACCCCGCAGAAGGCGGCCGGGATACGCACACTGCCACCGCCGTCGGTGCCGAGCGCCAGCGGCCCGGCGCCGAGCGCGACGGCCGCCGCGGCGCCCCCGCTGGAACCCCCGGCCGTGCGGGAGAGGTCGTACGGATTCCGCGTCACCCCGCTCAGCGGCGAGTCGGTGACGCCCTTCCAGCCGAACTCGGGCGTCGTGGTCTTTCCCAGGAAGACGGCCCCCTGCTCCCGCAGCCGGGCCACGGAGGGCGCGTCCTCGTCCCAACTCCCCTTCGCCGAAACGGTTTTGGAGCCCTTCAGGGTCGGTGCGCCCCGCATCAGCAGGATGTCCTTCACCGTCACCGGCACCCCGTCCACCGCCCCGGCCGGCTCACCGCGCCGCCAGCGTTCCTCCGCTGACCGGGCCCGCGCGAGAGCCGCCTCGGCGTCGACGCGCACGAAGGCGTTAACCTCCGGCTGCACGCGCTCGGCCCGCTCCAGGGCGGCGCGCGTCACCTCCACGGGACTGAACTCGCCCTTGCGGAAGCCCTCCACGAGTCGTACGGCGGACAGTTCCGTCAGTTCCGGCATCCGGTTCCTCTCAGGGCGGTTCAGTGCCCGGGCACGTACCCGCGCCGCTTGTCGACCACGTTGGGCAGCGGCTTTCCCGCCTCCCACAGCTCGAACAACTCCACGAACTGGGCGCCGAGTTCGTCCCGCCACCCCACCGTGTCCCCGCTCATGTGGGGCGAGACGATCAGACCGGGCACGTCCCACAGCGGGTCGCCCGGGCCCAGCGGCTCGCGCTCGAAGACATCCAGCGCCGCCCCCGCGATCCACCGCTTCCGCAGCGCCTCCACGAGGGCGTCCTCCACGACGAGCTGGCCACGCCCCACGTTGACGAAGCGCGCGGACGGCTGCATGACCCCGAAGCGCCGGGCGTCGAACATGCCACGGGTCGACCGAGTCAGGGGCGCGGCCACGATCACCCAGTCGGTGCGGGCCAGCAGCCGGTCCAGCTCCTCGGGACCGTGGACGCCGGCGCGCGCGACCCGTCCGACCAGGGCCGTGTGGAGCCCGAGGGCCTTGAGGCGGTGCGCGATCGCCCGCCCGATGGGCCCGGAGCCCACCACGCACGCCCGGCCGCCCGCCACCCGCAGCGACTCCCGGTGCCGCCACTCCCGCCGCCCCTGCAGCTCCCAGGTGCGCGGCAGGTCCTTGGCCATGCTCAGGACGAGCGCGGCGACGTACTCGGCGATCGGCTCGTCGAAGATCCCGCGCGCGTTCGTCACCACGGTGTCGTCGTCGGCGGCGAGTTCGGGGCACAGCAGATGGTCCACGCCCGCGCTCGCGGTGTGCACCCAGCGCGGTCGCGGCCCGTCGCCCGGCCAGGCGTCCCGGACCGCACGGGAGGCGAAGTCCCACACCAGCAGCACGTCGGCGTACGGCAGCCGTTCGGCCAGCGTCGAGGCGTCGGCGTACTCGATCGTGGCCCGCCCGGTGAGCCGCCCGAGCCGGGGGCGCGGCTCGGCGTCGAGGACGAGGAGGTGGGGTCGGTGCGTCGAGGTCATAGGCCTGCGTGAACCTCCGTCGAGGTCATGGACGCGCGAAACCGCCCGTCGTACGTCCGGAGCCGGCCCCGCACCGCTCCCTCACTGACGGAAGCGGCTCGGTCGGCCCCGCGGGATGCTTGTGACATGCACTGATTGACCACGCTCGCACCCGAACCTACCTTCGTCAACACGGACTTGCGCACGGTCTGTCGTCCGCCCATCTCTTTCCGTGAGGCCGGTGGCTGTCATGAACGTCTCCTTCCTCGGTGGACCCCGGCCGCAGCGCGGCGTCGGTGTCATCGCCCCGTTCGACTTCGCCCTCGACCGCGAGCTGTGGCGATGGGTCCCGGACGACGTCTCCCTCCATCTGACCCGGACCCCGTACGTCCCGGTCGAGGTGAGTCTCGACCTGGCCCGGCTGGTCTCCGAGCACGAAACGCTCCACGAGGGGGTACGGGCCCTGAACGAGGTCGCGCCCGCGGTCGTGGCCTACGCCTGCACCAGCGGCAGCTTCGTCGGCGGGATCGCGGGGGAGCGGGCGATGGGAGAGGCGATGACCCGCGCGGGCGCCGCGCACGCCGTCACCACCTCGGGCGCGCTGCTCGACGCGCTGGCCGAGCTGGCCGTGCGCCGGGTCGCGCTGGTCACCCCGTACACCGTCTCGGTGACCCGGTCCCTGGAGGGGTACCTGGCCGAGGCGGGCGTCATGGTCACCGGCCGCGCCTCGCTCGGCCTGGTCCGGCACATCTGGAAGGTCCCCTACCGCGATGTGGTCGACATGGCCCGCCGCGCCGTCGGCCCGACCGCGCCGGACGCCCTCTTCATCTCCTGCACCAACCTGCCCACGTACGACGTCATCCCGCAGCTGGAAGCGGAACTGCGGATGCCGGTCATCTCGGCCAACCAGGTGACGATATGGGCGGCACTGCGTCACCTGGGTACTCGGGCGGTGGGTCCGTACCAGGCTCTGCTCGACGAGTCCGCCAGGCAGACCTTCGGCCGAGGATCCGTACCGCCACCGCCGGTACTGCCGGAAGAACAGGAAGGTTGGGCATGACCGCACTCGGTTTCCTCTACCCGGGCCACTCCGCCGAGGACGACTACCCGCGCATGGAGCAACTGCTGGGCAGTGACGTCCGGTTGGACCTGGTGCACACCGACATCGGCGAGGACGCGCACCGCGTGGACGCCCTGCGCGAGATGGGCGCCCCCGAACGGCTGGCCACCGGCTGCGAGACCCTCCGCCTGTCCGGCGCCGAGGCCGTCGTCTGGGCCTGCACCAGCGGCAGTTTCGTCTACGGCTACGAAGGCGCCCACGACCAGATCCGCGCCCTCGCCCGCGCCGCCGGCCTGCCCGCCTCCTCCGCCTCCTTCGCCTTCGCCCACGCGGCCCGCGAGCTCGGTGCCGGCCGGGTGGCCGTGGCGGCGACCTACCCGGACGACGTGGCCCGCCTGTTCGTCGACTTCCTGGCGGCGGCGGGCGTGGAGGTCCTCTCCGTGCGGGGCGCCGGCATCATCACGGCGGCGGAGGTCGGCACCTGGAGCCTGGAGGACATCCTCGCCCTCGCCCGGTCGGCCGACCACCCCGAGGCCCGGGCCCTCCTCCTCCCCGACACCGCCCTCCACACCGCCTCCCACATCCCGACCCTGGAAAAGGAAATGGGCAAACCGGTCCTCACCGCCAACCAGGTCACCGTCTGGGAGGCCCTGAGGCTGACGGACAGGAGGGTGAACGCGCCGGAACTGGGCGCCCTGTTCACCAGGGAACCCATCGTGCAGATGTGACCACCGGCCCGCCCCGCGCCCCGCTTCTCGCTCGTGCGGGGCGCGGGGCCGTGTCCCCGCGCGGCTGCGACACGTGGGCGGACCGGCCACGACGAGACCCGCGGTCCGGGAACAACCGGAGACTCCCTCCTGTTGCGGCATCTCGTACCCCGATGCCACACGCCCAGCAGGAGGCACCAGCCGTGACCGCAGACGAGATACGAGGCGGAGCCCAAGGCGCCGCCCCCGTCCCCCTCTCCGTCCTCGACCTGGTCACCGTGGGCGCCGGACGCACGGCCACGGACGCCCTGCGCACCAGCGTCACCCTGGCCCGCCAGGCGGAGCGCCGCGGCTACCACCGCTACTGGGTCGCCGAACACCACTCGATGCCGGGCGTCGCCTCGTCCTCCCCGGCGGTGATCCTCGCCCACCTCGCCGCCCACACCACCCGCATCCGCCTCGGTTCGGGCGGCGTTATGCTCCCCAACCACGCTCCCCTGGTCATCGCCGAGCAGTTCGGCACCCTCGAAGCCATGGCCCCCGGCCGGATCGACCTCGGTCTCGGCCGCGCCCC
Coding sequences:
- a CDS encoding IclR family transcriptional regulator C-terminal domain-containing protein, which produces MALKHEPTAPYHSAQNALRVLETVARHAGGVTDAELARRTGVGSERLTALLRMLRREGYVEQTTDGAYVTGAALARLSSAQGHDQALREQLQHTLDRLRDSVGAAVYVTRYLDGEIQVTGWADSPASPAVHEWVDFRSSAHATAFGKGLLAQLDLNGRRDHLSRHRPARLTARTITSEKVLLSKLDAQTPTVPVLDLQEYAPGTVCAAVPITAGSAVGCLALSLPLAHAHRLRAAANTLNRGATPVLLSLAI
- the ehuA gene encoding ectoine/hydroxyectoine ABC transporter ATP-binding protein EhuA, whose amino-acid sequence is MSADTPLMKEPDSNTGGDPADAGTPASARSELIRFENVTKRFGGNTVLDGLDFSVDAGKHVTLIGPSGSGKTTILRMLMTLVKPDEGTITVDGQRLFPASDKQCREVRKNIGMVFQQFNLFPNMKVLRNITEAPVTVLGLSKDEAEARARELLDMVGLADKCDSYPSQLSGGQQQRVAIARALAMRPQVLLLDEVTSALDPELVAGVLDLLRDIARTTDITMLCVTHEMNFARDISDQVLMFDSGQVIESGSPEKIFGDPSHERTREFLGAVL
- the ehuD gene encoding ectoine/hydroxyectoine ABC transporter permease subunit EhuD is translated as MTWNWSTLGDFMPAFWDGVLVTLQALLWGSLLAFSLGLVWALAQRSPLKVVSWPVKAVTEFIRNTPLLVQLFFLFYVLPEWGLTLSPLATGILGLGLHYSTYTAEVYRAGIDGVPTGQWEAATALSLPRSRTWTSVILPQALRRVVPALGNYVIAMLKDSPMLMVIGVLEMLGEARQFGSQTFQMNEPIVAVGIAFILIAYPASLLLRALERRLVR
- the ehuC gene encoding ectoine/hydroxyectoine ABC transporter permease subunit EhuC, which codes for MSAMNEVNAAGFLDDLSFSSGLWELILRGVWITVQLTVYSAALGAAVAFAVGIARSHRLWIVRFVAGAYFEIFRGTSALVLMIWVFFVVPLTLGWQLVPMWAAVLTLGCTYGAYGSEIVRGAVAAVPAAQREAGVALSFTPGQRLRKIVLPQAWPEMVPPFCNLLIELLKGTALVSVLGVADITFAAQLVRNATGQSAPVYTVILVMYFVLAFLITRVMRQVERRAKAGIGRAPEKGGPKPRRAVTGRPQDLAGAGGTAGGAAKTSAPGGAS
- the ehuB gene encoding ectoine/hydroxyectoine ABC transporter substrate-binding protein EhuB; amino-acid sequence: MVQVQAHDEDSRRTGRPGIPRRTLLTGAAALVTTGAVVGASSGCSRVATADTGDGGQLLEQLRAKGTVRLGIAGEQPYGYIDRDGEITGSAPAIATRIFRRLGVEHVEPFPTEFGSLIFGLNSLQFDVVAAGMYIKPDRCEQVLFADPEYQMKDAFIVRKGNPKNLRTYTDIARTGARMATGIGYAEIDYAKEAGVKKIDTLPDQLAGLLAVEQGRVDVFVGTAVTVRNVVEQTGSTKVEATDEVTPYVDGEPVIDVGGFAFRLPERNLRDAFNRELHKMKRSGELLEVMRPFGFSKDQMTDITAEEKCRS
- a CDS encoding DUF3830 family protein — its product is MAERRVEVTLDRRGVRCTARLLDDRAPVTCAAVWDALPLAGDVYHAKYARNEIYALFPPFAAHEPPLENPTVTPIPGDLCYFSFAGTELATDAYGYDRDVRPGTTLVDLALFYERNNLLLNGDVGWVPGIVWGQVIEGLDEMAEACNDLWRTGALGETLTFRRA
- a CDS encoding amidase; translation: MPELTELSAVRLVEGFRKGEFSPVEVTRAALERAERVQPEVNAFVRVDAEAALARARSAEERWRRGEPAGAVDGVPVTVKDILLMRGAPTLKGSKTVSAKGSWDEDAPSVARLREQGAVFLGKTTTPEFGWKGVTDSPLSGVTRNPYDLSRTAGGSSGGAAAAVALGAGPLALGTDGGGSVRIPAAFCGVFGLKPTYGRVPLYPASAFGTLAHVGPLARDAADAALLLDVISGPDARDWSALGPASGSFVDTLAGGVRGLRVAYSASLGGQVAVQPGVALAVRRAVEALAGLGAYVTEADPDFSDPVEAFHTLWFSGAARVTQRLGARRREVLDPGLREIREIGARASALDYLAAVDVRMDLGRRMGAFHERYDVLVTPALPVTAFEAGVEVPRGAGYRRWTGWTPFTYPFNLTQQPAASVPVGVDGGGLPVGLQVVAARHRDDVVLRVGHALYEAGVAGVAPPCSRSSPRP
- a CDS encoding D-2-hydroxyacid dehydrogenase, yielding MTSTHRPHLLVLDAEPRPRLGRLTGRATIEYADASTLAERLPYADVLLVWDFASRAVRDAWPGDGPRPRWVHTASAGVDHLLCPELAADDDTVVTNARGIFDEPIAEYVAALVLSMAKDLPRTWELQGRREWRHRESLRVAGGRACVVGSGPIGRAIAHRLKALGLHTALVGRVARAGVHGPEELDRLLARTDWVIVAAPLTRSTRGMFDARRFGVMQPSARFVNVGRGQLVVEDALVEALRKRWIAGAALDVFEREPLGPGDPLWDVPGLIVSPHMSGDTVGWRDELGAQFVELFELWEAGKPLPNVVDKRRGYVPGH
- a CDS encoding decarboxylase — encoded protein: MNVSFLGGPRPQRGVGVIAPFDFALDRELWRWVPDDVSLHLTRTPYVPVEVSLDLARLVSEHETLHEGVRALNEVAPAVVAYACTSGSFVGGIAGERAMGEAMTRAGAAHAVTTSGALLDALAELAVRRVALVTPYTVSVTRSLEGYLAEAGVMVTGRASLGLVRHIWKVPYRDVVDMARRAVGPTAPDALFISCTNLPTYDVIPQLEAELRMPVISANQVTIWAALRHLGTRAVGPYQALLDESARQTFGRGSVPPPPVLPEEQEGWA
- a CDS encoding decarboxylase yields the protein MTALGFLYPGHSAEDDYPRMEQLLGSDVRLDLVHTDIGEDAHRVDALREMGAPERLATGCETLRLSGAEAVVWACTSGSFVYGYEGAHDQIRALARAAGLPASSASFAFAHAARELGAGRVAVAATYPDDVARLFVDFLAAAGVEVLSVRGAGIITAAEVGTWSLEDILALARSADHPEARALLLPDTALHTASHIPTLEKEMGKPVLTANQVTVWEALRLTDRRVNAPELGALFTREPIVQM